In Bacteroides sp., the DNA window AAATCAACAGGTCGAGCAGCCACCATGGGGTCTGATATTCAATCATATCGACCAGGGCAGTTTGATGTTCACCGAGGGAAACCACGCGATGGGTATGCTGCCAGAATTTCATCCGAAAGGGCATCGTAAGACCGCGGTCGACAAACCTGTATTCCCTGGGCCCTGTCCACACGTCGCGGATAACCACCTTAAAATCGTTGAAAAGGGGCGGGCGGAACCGGATATGCACGATATCCCCCGGTTTTTGGCCATCATAGCGCACCAGGCTGGCCAGCCCAAATGGAGGCAATAAGAAACGGAAGAGCGCCTCATTGAAGCCGTCGGCAACGATGCTAAAATCTTTCCGCACCCTGGATTTTAATACGATCTTCATGCCCGGAAAACCAGAAGAGGGATGTTGCTCTGGTGCAGCAATTTTTTGGCAATGCTGGGGTTGAACAGCCTGACAAACAGGTTACGTTTGCGATTGGTCAGGGCAATTAAATCCACCTTATGTTCGCGGGTAAATTCACCAAGATCCGTAACCGGGTCCTCCCCTTTCAGCAAATGGCACTCTACCCGGATTCCGGGATTCACTTTCAGGAAATAATCTTTCAAAGCATCCATTTTTACCTGGTCCCAGGTTTCTTTGGCTTCTTTGGACATGTGCACGCAGAAGATGCGCACCTTAAAGCCTGACACAATGCCCATCAGGCGGCGAATAGCCACATAATCCGATTCGTCGAAATCGGTGGCATAAACAATGTTTCTGACGTCAGGGGTGGCGCTGAATACGGAATTTTCGGGAATTGCCAGCACGGGTACGCGTGTGCGGTCAAACAGGCGACTTACTACGGTGCCGATGATATCGCTCTGCTGATCTCCTTTCCCTTTGGTTCCCAGGACAATGATGCCGGGCTTGTAATCGCGGGCTACCTGGGCAATCTGATCTTCGGCAACTCCTTCCCGGAGGGAATACCCGATTTTAACACCCCCGAAGCCTTTCTCACGGGCTGCCTTGCGGATGTTATCAACGAACCCGAGCAGGTTCTTTCGGGCGTTGCTTTCCATTTCCCGGAGGTTGATGTCCATGTCAACCTGGATGCTGTAGGCATCTGTAATGGGTACCAAGTCAACGATTGGGGCATAATACACATGGAGTATCTTGATTTCGGCCTTCAGTCGGTCGGCCAGGTTCAGTGCATAATGACATGCATTTTCAGAATAAGCAGAAAAGTCAACCGGAACCAAGATGCGTCGTATGGAACGCAAATGTTTTTTCTCGGTTTCCTCTTGTTCAGCTTTCCATTCAGCCATCAGCCTGAGGGCTTTTTCCACCTGCGAGGCGCGAATCTGCACTTGCACCCCTTCGGAGGCTGCACCCTGTATCAGGTGTACATGCTTCAGGAAACACGCGATGCCGGCACCCTCCAGTTTGGCTTTCAGCACTTCGGCAGCGGTGTAATGATCTGTTGCTAAGGTAACCAGGCGCTCTTCCATGGCTTTGGGTTTTTTAAAACAATCTTTTTATATAGCTTTTCGCTATAAATTTACAAAAATTGCAGCCCAAACGCAAAGCAAAACGCCCTATTTTAATCCTTTCAAAGAACGGGAAAGTCCTCCCCTCCCGGTCAAAAATTTCCGGGCCTCAATATTAGAGATAAAATCAATACCAAGCAAGCCTTGAGGCGGCTTTTTTTAAACATTTGTTTTGTTTACAAAAGAATCCTTGTTTTCGATCCGTTATTTATCCTTTTTTTTACACAAAAAATAAACCTGACCAATAATTCTTAATTATTTTCTTTCCTTAATCCTTACCAAAAATATTTTTCAGACAAGAAATTGAATTTTTAACCACAATTTATTTTATTCTATCGATTTTTTTTATAACTTTCAACTTCAGAAACCGTTCTCCCCTTTCAGTCCGTTCTTTGGGCTGTTTTGTCCAGCACTCACCGGGCGCCCTCCCCGCCTTGCTGACTAGAACTTATCAAGTTTTTTTTTCAAAAAGCTGGCAAGTTCTTTAAGCCCTGAAACCTGGTTTCCGGGCATTAAAAAAAAAAAATCCAATCCATCCCCTGGTTCAGGTTTGGGGATCCATGCAGGCCTTCACTTTTCTTCTCCCTTTTCTCTAACCTGGGAATATTCTCAGAATTACAGGCCCGCCAAGGATTTAAACGTTTGTTTATCCTAAAAAGATTAGAAAATGAAACGCATCTTACTATTGTCTCTTGGCTTGGTCTATTGCCTGGCCATCCTGGCGCAGCCTTTCACGGGAAGC includes these proteins:
- a CDS encoding universal stress protein, whose translation is MEERLVTLATDHYTAAEVLKAKLEGAGIACFLKHVHLIQGAASEGVQVQIRASQVEKALRLMAEWKAEQEETEKKHLRSIRRILVPVDFSAYSENACHYALNLADRLKAEIKILHVYYAPIVDLVPITDAYSIQVDMDINLREMESNARKNLLGFVDNIRKAAREKGFGGVKIGYSLREGVAEDQIAQVARDYKPGIIVLGTKGKGDQQSDIIGTVVSRLFDRTRVPVLAIPENSVFSATPDVRNIVYATDFDESDYVAIRRLMGIVSGFKVRIFCVHMSKEAKETWDQVKMDALKDYFLKVNPGIRVECHLLKGEDPVTDLGEFTREHKVDLIALTNRKRNLFVRLFNPSIAKKLLHQSNIPLLVFRA